Genomic DNA from Mycolicibacterium helvum:
GTCGGATTCCAGCGGGCCGTTGAACAGCCAGCCGTGGTCGGTCGGATAGAAGTAGTGCGGGGAGATGATCACAGTGAACCCGCCGGCCTTGGCGGCGGTGAAGATCTCGATGAGGTGCCGCACCGTATCGTTCTCGGTCACGCTGGCTTCCAGCACCTCCCAGTTCTTGCCCGACGGGCTGAGCACATCGTTCTGCGGGTCGATGACGACCACGGCGGTATCACTGGAGTCAAGGTTCACGACGGTGGTTCCTCCTTGGACTGCGACTGGGGCCTGCCAAGCAAGTCTCGAACGTCGCCGTCAATCCCGCTACCCCGAACTTGCACAGCTGCCATGACTTGACCTGGACCCGTTGCTCTCGCAGTATCTCCACGACCCGTCAAACGGGCTCTGGCTGGTCGACCACATCAAGATCGGTTTCCTGGATCCGCTTTACGTCATCTTGCTGTCGAAAGCCTGCCGCTACCAACGTGATCCGCAGTCCGCGCCAGCGCTGACCTGAATCCCCGCGCACGTTGGGAACGACGCATACGATGCGTGACGAGTCACCCTTCTATGCCGGAGGAGCTACGTGGCTGCACGCCGGAAAGGCCATCCGCTCAACGCATCCCAACAGCGCACGTGGCTGAACTAGATGCGGGCCTGCGAGCGCGACAGGTGGTCGATCAGCGACCGCTTGAGCTCGGGCCGACTCGCGGCCACCAGCGTGAACAGCGCTGAGCGGGCCAGCAGCTGCGCGGGATCCGAGCAGAGCAACGACGGCCCACCGCGCGCGGCGACCAAGGCGGCGGCTGCGCGGGTGGCCAACTCGCAGCCGTCGGCGCGGGCGCGCAACAAAGTCGATGCGTCGCTCAGTCCGGCGTCGAGTCGCTCCCGTACCGTGTCGGCCTGCCCGCGCAGTGCGGTTGCCGCCGCATTCTCCCCTGCCTCATCGAGCAGCCGTGCGCACCGGCCGACCAGACCGATGGGCAGCGTGGCGTTGAGCCGCGATCCGAAGTTCTGATTAGCCATGAAGTCCGCGCGCGATGCCCTGCTGACAATCCGGTCGTCGGGGATGAACAGGCCGTCGACCTCCAACGCCACTGTCTGTGAGGCATCGGCGACGAACAACCGTTGGGCGGTCACCGTCGTGATTCCTGGTTGGACCTCAGCACTCACCAAACCCGCCACGATGTCACCGGTTTCGACGTCGCCGGCCGAGATCTGGATAAC
This window encodes:
- a CDS encoding acyl-CoA dehydrogenase family protein; this translates as MTSNLVERAHEIADTVLFPAALAVDRTGHVPDSHWETLADAGLYGIAAPADVGGPGLDLAQITAILETMAGGCLATAFTWVQHHGMLAALTATGNHCLRDEFVPGAIAGSIRGGVAYAGAVPVPPRMRAQRVSGGWRLAGHAPFVSGWGIIDVIQISAGDVETGDIVAGLVSAEVQPGITTVTAQRLFVADASQTVALEVDGLFIPDDRIVSRASRADFMANQNFGSRLNATLPIGLVGRCARLLDEAGENAAATALRGQADTVRERLDAGLSDASTLLRARADGCELATRAAAALVAARGGPSLLCSDPAQLLARSALFTLVAASRPELKRSLIDHLSRSQARI